A genomic window from Sulfurimonas sp. includes:
- the nuoK gene encoding NADH-quinone oxidoreductase subunit NuoK encodes MMEIGLNHYLVLSTILFAIGLVGVMRRKNLLMLFFATEILLNSVNISFAAISHYYGDLTGQMFAFFVIAIAASEVAVGLGLLIVWHKKHNNIDLDNMSTMRG; translated from the coding sequence ATGATGGAAATAGGACTAAATCACTATCTTGTGCTCTCAACTATCCTTTTTGCAATAGGTTTAGTCGGGGTTATGAGAAGAAAAAATTTACTTATGCTGTTTTTTGCAACAGAGATACTTTTAAACTCGGTAAATATCTCTTTTGCTGCAATTTCACACTACTACGGTGATTTAACAGGACAGATGTTTGCATTTTTCGTAATAGCGATTGCTGCATCAGAGGTTGCCGTAGGTCTTGGTCTTTTGATTGTTTGGCATAAAAAACATAATAATATCGACCTTGACAATATGTCAACGATGAGAGGTTAA
- the nuoL gene encoding NADH-quinone oxidoreductase subunit L codes for MELFLYTALFSPLVGSLFAALFGASPKTKIAGIVPSALLGVSFLSSLVLLVLVMGTGLTLHVEMMTWMATGDLYIPFGFVVDQVSVTMMIVVTLVSTVVHVYAIGYMDHDKGFNRFFSYLSAFVFSMMILVMSDNFAGLFIGWEGVGLCSWLLIGFWYHKESASWAANEAFIMNRIADLGMLIGIFLVYWNTGTLQYKEAFAVMPSLDSAILTWMGIFLFIGAMGKSAQFPLHTWLADAMEGPTPVSALIHAATMVTAGVYLVVRANPLYNLIPEVGLFIASLGAFVALFAASMALVNRDMKRVIAYSTLSQLGYMFAAAGLGAYWVALFHLMAHAFFKALLFLGAGNVMHAMHDELDPFKMGGLSKVMKGTFLMMTIASVALAGIFPLAGFFSKDLILEVAFVEHHYIIYSVLLFTAALTAFYSFRLVALIFHGEERYKLFGIHPHEAYKFMLVAMSPLLILAIIAGAFKMSYFEMVSKLLPATEYHVHSAATYWIMTIGTQLLVILAIAYAYKKYTSRDITVPDGTSKMENSFAYKLLINQYYIPYFYQEYIVKAYRELSEVFWTKIDQKVVDATVDGIANVFYQTGERTRVMQSGNLSTMLKWMVAGTVALLSLAVAFGLAARYSAEIKTFLSGLGV; via the coding sequence ATGGAACTGTTTTTATATACCGCACTTTTTTCACCGCTAGTCGGTTCTTTATTCGCTGCACTATTCGGTGCGTCGCCAAAGACAAAAATAGCAGGAATTGTTCCGAGTGCTTTGCTTGGAGTTTCGTTTTTAAGCAGTCTTGTACTTTTAGTTTTAGTTATGGGTACGGGGCTTACTCTTCATGTTGAGATGATGACATGGATGGCAACCGGAGACTTGTACATTCCTTTTGGTTTTGTCGTAGATCAGGTAAGCGTAACTATGATGATAGTCGTAACGCTTGTTTCAACCGTTGTGCATGTATACGCTATCGGATATATGGATCATGACAAAGGGTTTAACAGATTTTTCTCTTACCTTTCGGCTTTCGTTTTCTCTATGATGATACTTGTTATGAGCGATAACTTTGCAGGTCTTTTCATCGGTTGGGAGGGAGTCGGTCTTTGTTCATGGCTTCTAATCGGCTTCTGGTACCACAAAGAGAGCGCGTCTTGGGCAGCAAACGAAGCGTTTATTATGAACCGTATTGCCGACCTTGGGATGTTAATCGGTATCTTTTTGGTTTACTGGAATACAGGCACGCTTCAATATAAAGAGGCTTTTGCCGTAATGCCGTCTTTGGACAGTGCAATCTTAACTTGGATGGGAATCTTCCTCTTTATCGGTGCAATGGGTAAATCGGCTCAGTTTCCGCTTCATACTTGGCTTGCAGATGCGATGGAGGGACCGACTCCGGTTTCAGCTCTGATTCACGCTGCAACAATGGTTACTGCCGGTGTTTATCTTGTTGTTCGTGCAAATCCGCTTTATAATTTAATTCCAGAAGTCGGACTTTTCATAGCCTCTTTAGGTGCATTTGTAGCACTTTTTGCCGCTTCAATGGCACTTGTAAACCGTGATATGAAGAGAGTCATCGCTTACTCTACACTCTCTCAGCTCGGATATATGTTTGCCGCTGCAGGTTTGGGTGCATACTGGGTGGCACTTTTCCATCTTATGGCTCACGCATTCTTTAAAGCGCTTCTTTTCTTGGGTGCCGGAAATGTTATGCACGCTATGCACGATGAGTTGGATCCGTTTAAAATGGGAGGTCTAAGCAAGGTTATGAAGGGTACCTTTTTGATGATGACTATCGCTTCCGTTGCACTTGCGGGTATCTTTCCACTTGCGGGATTCTTCTCAAAAGATTTAATCTTAGAGGTTGCGTTTGTCGAACATCACTATATTATCTATTCAGTATTGCTATTTACTGCCGCTTTAACGGCGTTTTACTCATTTAGACTTGTTGCACTCATCTTCCACGGAGAAGAGAGATACAAACTTTTCGGTATCCATCCTCACGAAGCATACAAATTTATGCTTGTTGCTATGAGTCCGCTTCTTATTTTGGCAATCATAGCCGGTGCATTTAAGATGAGTTACTTTGAAATGGTTTCAAAGCTTTTACCGGCTACAGAGTACCATGTTCACTCGGCTGCAACTTACTGGATAATGACAATCGGAACGCAGCTTTTAGTTATTTTGGCGATTGCTTATGCGTATAAAAAATATACAAGCAGAGATATTACCGTGCCTGACGGAACTTCAAAAATGGAAAATAGTTTTGCATATAAACTGCTTATCAACCAATACTATATTCCATATTTTTACCAAGAGTATATCGTTAAAGCATATAGAGAACTCTCAGAGGTTTTCTGGACAAAAATTGATCAAAAAGTTGTCGATGCTACGGTCGACGGCATTGCAAATGTGTTCTATCAAACGGGTGAGAGAACAAGAGTTATGCAGAGCGGTAATCTATCGACTATGCTTAAGTGGATGGTAGCAGGAACTGTTGCCTTATTATCGTTAGCCGTTGCTTTTGGACTTGCGGCTAGATATTCTGCAGAGATTAAAACATTTCTCTCAGGTTTAGGAGTTTAA
- a CDS encoding NADH-quinone oxidoreductase subunit M: MLDHILSILIFFPALAAMLGFVVHKDSMRSYGVAVATIEFALSLWLWFAFDSTISGMQFMEQIALVPTFGINYIVGVDGISLFIIILASFFTMIGIASLGETKDVKNMIITLLFLQMTMAGVFAALDAIVFYLFWELSLVPMLYIIGAWGGPLRIYASVKFFLYTFAGSLVMLVGMLFMAYFYFQATGQWSFAILDWYRLILPESFQLWLFVAFFLGFAIKVPMFPFHTWLPYAHGQAPTIGSVILAAILLKMGTYAFIRFSLPLFPDASVYFMYPIAVLAIIMIIYTAMVAYAQKDVKQVVAYSSVSHMGVIILGTFALNVEGISGSIFLMIAHGVVSGALFFLVGVIYDRRHTKYMSEFGGLAHVMPRYATIFGLMMMASVGLPLTINFVGEFLSLLGFYKQSHVLTLLAGTAIIVGAIYMLSAYKKMFFGVITKDENRNLPDVNKRELLALIPLAIITVWLGIYPKPVLGTIDTSVEAVVSLMHEKAISKEAKSRIHNIANETDMTKNSVEEAH; this comes from the coding sequence ATGTTAGACCATATTTTATCGATTTTAATTTTCTTTCCTGCTCTTGCCGCGATGCTCGGGTTTGTGGTTCATAAAGACAGCATGCGCTCTTACGGCGTAGCGGTTGCGACGATTGAGTTTGCACTCTCTTTATGGCTTTGGTTTGCATTTGACTCAACCATATCGGGAATGCAGTTTATGGAGCAAATCGCGCTTGTTCCGACATTTGGTATAAACTACATAGTCGGTGTTGACGGAATTTCGCTATTTATCATTATCTTGGCATCATTTTTTACTATGATAGGTATTGCATCACTCGGTGAGACCAAAGATGTAAAAAATATGATTATTACGCTTCTGTTTTTGCAGATGACTATGGCGGGTGTGTTCGCCGCGCTTGATGCTATCGTGTTTTATCTATTTTGGGAACTCTCGCTTGTACCGATGTTATATATCATCGGCGCATGGGGCGGACCGCTTAGAATCTATGCATCCGTAAAGTTTTTCTTGTACACATTTGCAGGTTCGCTTGTTATGCTTGTCGGTATGCTGTTTATGGCGTATTTCTACTTTCAAGCGACGGGACAATGGAGTTTTGCGATTCTTGACTGGTACCGTTTGATTTTGCCGGAATCATTTCAGCTTTGGTTATTTGTAGCATTTTTTCTCGGTTTTGCTATCAAAGTTCCGATGTTTCCGTTTCATACATGGTTGCCATACGCTCACGGTCAAGCGCCGACTATCGGTTCGGTAATACTTGCGGCAATTTTACTAAAAATGGGTACTTATGCGTTTATCCGTTTTTCATTGCCTCTGTTCCCTGACGCGTCAGTTTACTTTATGTACCCGATAGCGGTTTTGGCAATTATTATGATTATCTATACTGCAATGGTCGCATATGCTCAAAAAGATGTTAAGCAGGTTGTTGCTTACTCTTCCGTTTCACATATGGGTGTTATTATTCTGGGTACTTTTGCTTTAAATGTTGAGGGTATTTCGGGTTCAATTTTCCTTATGATAGCTCACGGTGTAGTCTCAGGCGCACTCTTCTTCCTAGTCGGTGTGATTTATGACAGAAGACATACTAAGTATATGAGTGAATTCGGAGGTCTTGCGCATGTTATGCCGAGATATGCAACGATATTCGGGTTAATGATGATGGCTTCCGTGGGATTGCCTTTGACTATCAACTTCGTAGGTGAGTTTTTAAGTTTATTAGGGTTTTATAAACAGTCGCATGTCTTAACGCTTTTAGCGGGAACTGCTATCATTGTTGGCGCAATTTATATGTTATCGGCATATAAAAAGATGTTCTTTGGCGTAATCACGAAAGATGAAAACAGAAATCTTCCCGATGTAAATAAAAGAGAACTTCTTGCTCTTATTCCATTGGCGATTATAACTGTTTGGTTGGGTATATATCCTAAACCGGTTTTAGGAACGATTGACACAAGCGTAGAGGCAGTTGTTTCGTTAATGCATGAAAAAGCTATATCAAAAGAAGCAAAATCTAGAATTCATAATATTGCTAACGAGACAGATATGACTAAAAATTCAGTAGAGGAGGCACACTAA
- the nuoN gene encoding NADH-quinone oxidoreductase subunit NuoN, translated as MLSSVNVSIESLNLMTLVPMLIPIIGALLILVIDLFKSEQDRSLYVMLSLLVLGVDFASLMDSAGVFSKNGTVMGVFDVMLIDGLAILSQFIIVGASMLFIPLALTHKRFHEFSYPEFFALFLFMIGGFQFMVATDNLILVFVGLETASLALYTIIAMHNRDKSFEAAVKYFTMGALAAGFFSFGSMVFYALTGSVEISQIAAVLSANNYADIGFVLIGVVFLLASFGFKLSMVPFHTWTPDVYEGSSAALAGYMSIVPKIAAFVVAMRFFEFLIHSGVVWLEVILYMGVVLTMTMANIWALVQTDVKRMLAYSSISHAGFVMAAILIGTTQSNSALFLYWVLFSFTNLGSFSMLWISRQKNLPAHQQSDHSYNKFAGMIKTAPVAASIMALFMLSLAGLPPFGLFWGKMYMISSAVTGGYTALALIMALNSAIAGYYYLKLIVYMFMKDPIVEDGGHIYSANATLPLKTIIGIAAIGTIFAFLAINKLLEFVTAFVYNSGY; from the coding sequence ATGTTATCATCTGTAAATGTTTCAATCGAGTCGTTAAATTTAATGACTCTGGTGCCAATGTTAATTCCAATTATCGGCGCTTTATTAATTTTAGTTATTGACCTGTTTAAAAGCGAACAAGACAGGTCTTTATATGTAATGTTAAGCCTTCTTGTTTTAGGGGTTGACTTTGCTTCTTTGATGGATTCAGCGGGTGTGTTTTCTAAAAACGGTACGGTTATGGGCGTTTTTGATGTAATGCTTATAGACGGTTTGGCTATTTTATCGCAATTTATAATTGTCGGTGCATCTATGCTGTTCATTCCGCTTGCACTTACTCATAAAAGGTTCCATGAGTTCTCATATCCTGAGTTCTTTGCGCTCTTTTTGTTTATGATTGGCGGTTTCCAGTTTATGGTAGCAACCGACAATCTTATATTGGTTTTTGTAGGACTTGAAACAGCTTCGTTAGCGCTCTATACAATTATAGCTATGCATAACCGCGACAAATCGTTTGAAGCTGCCGTAAAGTATTTTACGATGGGTGCATTGGCTGCAGGATTCTTTAGTTTCGGTTCTATGGTATTTTATGCGCTTACAGGCTCGGTTGAGATAAGCCAAATAGCTGCGGTGCTCTCTGCTAACAATTATGCAGATATAGGTTTTGTACTTATCGGCGTAGTATTTTTACTTGCATCGTTTGGTTTTAAACTCTCTATGGTTCCTTTTCATACATGGACGCCGGATGTTTACGAGGGCTCATCGGCTGCATTGGCAGGTTATATGTCGATTGTTCCAAAAATTGCTGCATTCGTCGTAGCTATGAGATTTTTTGAATTTTTAATTCATAGCGGCGTTGTTTGGCTAGAAGTCATCTTATATATGGGCGTAGTTCTTACTATGACAATGGCAAATATTTGGGCATTGGTTCAAACAGATGTAAAAAGAATGTTAGCTTATAGTTCTATTTCTCATGCCGGTTTTGTTATGGCGGCAATATTGATAGGTACGACACAATCAAACAGTGCGCTATTTTTGTACTGGGTACTTTTTAGTTTTACAAACTTGGGATCATTTTCCATGCTATGGATAAGCCGACAAAAAAACCTTCCTGCTCATCAGCAGTCGGATCATAGTTACAATAAATTTGCAGGAATGATTAAAACGGCTCCGGTTGCTGCATCAATTATGGCTCTTTTTATGCTAAGCTTGGCAGGTCTTCCTCCGTTTGGGTTATTTTGGGGTAAAATGTATATGATAAGTTCGGCAGTTACCGGCGGATATACCGCTTTAGCGCTTATTATGGCTCTAAACTCAGCAATTGCGGGTTATTACTATCTAAAACTTATAGTTTATATGTTTATGAAAGACCCTATTGTTGAAGACGGCGGTCATATTTATAGCGCGAATGCAACGCTTCCTCTAAAAACAATTATCGGTATCGCTGCTATAGGAACTATTTTTGCTTTTTTAGCTATTAATAAACTTTTAGAGTTTGTTACGGCATTTGTATACAATAGCGGATACTAA